One Glycine max cultivar Williams 82 chromosome 6, Glycine_max_v4.0, whole genome shotgun sequence DNA segment encodes these proteins:
- the LOC100790093 gene encoding uncharacterized protein translates to MDVKALAKSKRSHTQHHSKNSHHSHKPNKAASSSSSSSSVGPNDAAKKNPLGKQQVSEEKKKKSHHSALPSNWDRYEDEEEELDSGSGIASKTVDVVLPKSKGADFRHLVAEAQSLAETSLEGFPAFNDLLPGEFGVGLSSMLVVRGEGIVSWAGDDNFVVEDKTNGNLEASFLSLNLHALAESFAKVDLAKRLFIEADLLPTELCVEESAMSSSEEHEELKTKDESELANRMSEELDVDDLAADQFISSSSSSSSHAASTFPLSNDFRIPVNYVDAEAQQTSSSGKNKAFVLSSDASLHSTEDTRGKPYSTFEAADAEKELDMLLDSFGETNILDSSGFKSNTSIPVSSGVASVYPPHISNKDPVPSKTAPITASLDDVLDDLLEGTSTLTNPNVLLRPQEEKPVHHSMQSSSNSGSKSKVADDFDSWFDTL, encoded by the exons ATGGACGTGAAGGCTTTAGCGAAATCAAAGAGAAGCCACACGCAGCACCACAGCAAAAATTCTCACCATAGCCACAAGCCCAACAAAGCcgcatcatcatcatcgtctTCTTCTTCTGTGGGCCCCAATGACGCTGCGAAGAAGAACCCATTGGGGAAGCAGCAAGTGAgcgaggagaagaagaagaaaagccaCCATTCCGCGCTTCCCTCGAATTGGGACAGGTACGAGGATGAGGAAGAAGAATTAGATTCTGGGTCCGGAATTGCGAGCAAAACCGTCGATGTTGTCTTGCCCAAAAGTAAAGGTGCGGATTTTCGCCACCTGGTTGCGGAGGCTCAGTCCCTAGCGGAGACGAGTTTAGAGGGATTCCCTGCTTTCAATGATCTTCTTCCTG GGGAGTTTGGTGTGGGATTGAGCTCTATGCTTGTGGTCAGGGGAGAGGGCATTGTGTCGTGGGCTGGAGATGATAATTTTGTTGTAGAGGATAAGACAAATGGAAATCTGGAG GCATCATTTTTGTCCTTGAATTTGCATGCTCTAGCTGAAAGTTTTGCCAAAGTTGACTTAGCAAAGAGATTGTTCATTGAGGCTGACCTATTACCCACTGAGTTG TGTGTGGAGGAGTCGGCAATGAGCAGCAGTGAAGAGCACGAGGAGTTGAAAACTAAAGATGAAAGTGAACTAGCCAATAGGATGTCTGAAGAATTAGATGTAGATGATCTAGCTGCAGATCAGTTTATATCATCTAGTTCCAGTAGCAGTAGCCATGCTGCTTCTACATTTCCCTTGTCCAACGACTTTCGCATTCCCGTGAACTATGTCGATGCTGAAGCTCAGCAAACTAGCAGTTCTGGTAAAAATAAAGCATTTGTTCTAAGTTCAGATGCTAGTTTACATTCTACTGAAGATACAAGAGGGAAACCTTACTCAACATTTGAGGCTGCTGATGCTGAAAAAGAACTAGATATGCTTTTAGATTCATTTGGTGAGACCAACATTCTAGATTCTTCGGGCTTTAAGTCCAACACCTCGATTCCAGTTTCATCGGGAGTAGCTTCTGTGTATCCTCCTCACATTTCAAATAAAGATCCAGTTCCATCCAAAACTGCACCAATTACTGCTAGTCTAGATGATGTACTTGATGACTTGCTGGAAGGAACATCCACGTTGACGAATCCAAATGTTTTATTACGACCGCAGGAAGAAAAACCCGTCCATCACAGCATGCAATCTTCTTCAAATTCTGGTAGCAAGTCCAAAGTGGCTGATGATTTTGATTCATGGTTTGATACACTTTGA